Sequence from the Thermodesulforhabdaceae bacterium genome:
CGTGCCTTGACATGGAAAGTCGAAAAAGTTAAAGGGCATGGCAAGATCTAAAGGAGCACGGCACTATGTGCTCCTTTAACGTCATTCTGAACAATAGGGGTAAAAGAGCATGTCACAACGTGACTTTACCGAAATTGTCTGAATGACAACAAAAAAAACTTAGAGAAAAAGGAGAGAGTATGGCGAGTCTTTACGATGAGCATCCAGGATACAAATCCATCCCGGAGGCTCTAACTTTTGACGACATTCTTCTTGTTCCAGCTTATTCCGAAGTGCTTCCCACGACGGTGAACACAGAAACATGGCTTACGAGAGAAATCAGGCTTAACATTCCGCTGGTAAGTGCCGCCATGGATACAGTTACAGAAGCAGACACAGCAATTAGTATAGCTCGAGAAGGCGGCATAGGCATCATCCATAGAAACATGAGTATTAGAGCTCAAGCGCTAGAAGTAAGCAAAGTAAAAAAATCAGAAAGCGGCATGATCCTTGATCCAATCACTGTGGAGCCTGAAACCAGAATTGCCGATGTGCTGGAGTTGATGCGACATTATCGAATCTCTGGAGTCCCTGTTGTTAAAGATGGAAAGCTTATTGGCATTGTAACCAACCGCGATTTACGCTTCGAAGAAAACCTTGATACTCCCGTATCAGCCGTCATGACCAGAGAAAATCTCATCACAGCTCCGGTTGGCATCACGCTGGAAGAATCAAAACGTTTGCTCCATGAAAAACGAATTGAAAAGCTCCTTGTGGTGGATAATGAAGGAAACCTGAAGGGACTTATAACCATCAAGGACATAATGAAAATCAAAAAATACCCGAATTCCTGTAAAGATCAGTATGGACGTCTAAGAGTTGGAGCAGCCGTGGGGGTGGGTCCGGACATGATGGAACGAACTGAAGCTCTTGTGGAAGCCAATGTCGATGTCATTGCAATAGATAGCGCTCACGGTCATTCAAAAAACATTATAGACGCCATAAAACTCATAAAGTCCAAGTTTCCGGATCTTCAGCTTATAGCTGGAAACATTGCAACAGCGGAGGGAGCTGAAGCTCTTATTAAAGCCGGAGCCGATGCCGTTAAGGTTGGGGTCGGACCTGGGTCTATCTGCACTACTCGCATTGTTGCTGGCGTGGGAGTGCCCCAAGCTACAGCCATAATGGAATGCGCAAAGGTGGCGTCCAAATACGGTATTCCTATTATTGCCGAT
This genomic interval carries:
- the guaB gene encoding IMP dehydrogenase, coding for MASLYDEHPGYKSIPEALTFDDILLVPAYSEVLPTTVNTETWLTREIRLNIPLVSAAMDTVTEADTAISIAREGGIGIIHRNMSIRAQALEVSKVKKSESGMILDPITVEPETRIADVLELMRHYRISGVPVVKDGKLIGIVTNRDLRFEENLDTPVSAVMTRENLITAPVGITLEESKRLLHEKRIEKLLVVDNEGNLKGLITIKDIMKIKKYPNSCKDQYGRLRVGAAVGVGPDMMERTEALVEANVDVIAIDSAHGHSKNIIDAIKLIKSKFPDLQLIAGNIATAEGAEALIKAGADAVKVGVGPGSICTTRIVAGVGVPQATAIMECAKVASKYGIPIIADGGIKYSGDITKAIACGAHSVMIGSLFAGTDESPGETILYQGRSYKSYRGMGSLGAMRDGSRDRYGQQELQELSKLVPEGIEGMVPYRGPLSAVIHQLVGGLKSGMGYVGCRTIEELRTKARFVKITSAGLRESHVHDVIITKEAPNYQVDLK